In Scyliorhinus torazame isolate Kashiwa2021f chromosome 9, sScyTor2.1, whole genome shotgun sequence, a single window of DNA contains:
- the LOC140429536 gene encoding probable gluconokinase isoform X1 produces the protein MILILMGVSGCGKTAVGSCLANKLGWKFYDADDYHPKENKEKMVKGIPLDDEDRLPWLCTLQEIVMREKSFGANMILACSSLKRMYRRILTCEQSTVNTDSEQNQEQSQLGCNKEILFVFLHGSIELITKRLESRKGHYMSPSLLQSQFDTLEAPEGTENFIDISIEKSIPEIVAEIGKNLG, from the exons ATGATCCTCATCCTGATGGGGGTCAGCGGCTGTGGAAA GACTGCTGTGGGTTCATGTCTTGCAAATAAG TTGGGATGGAAATTCTATGATGCCGATGACTACCATCccaaagaaaacaaagaaaagatGGTGAAAGGAATACCACTAGATGATGAG GACAGACTCCCTTGGTTGTGCACTTTGCAAGAAATAGTAATGAG GGAAAAATCATTTGGAGCAAATATGATCCTGGCATGCTCTTCTCTGAAGAGAATGTATCGAAGAATCCTGACTTGTGAGCAGAGTACTGTCAACACAGATTCAGAACAGAATCAGGAACAATCACAACTTGGCTGCAACAAGGAGATCTTGTTTGTGTTTCTTCATGGCTCCATAGAATTGATTACCAAGAGGTTAGAGAGTAGAAAAGGACATTACATGTCACCTTCTTTGTTACAGTCTCAATTTGACACTCTGGAAGCACCAGAGGGGACTGAGAATTTCATTGATATTAGCATTGAGAAAAGCATTCCAGAGATAGTGGCTGAGATTGGGAAAAATCTGGGTTAG
- the LOC140429536 gene encoding probable gluconokinase isoform X2 codes for MTRWTAVGSCLANKLGWKFYDADDYHPKENKEKMVKGIPLDDEDRLPWLCTLQEIVMREKSFGANMILACSSLKRMYRRILTCEQSTVNTDSEQNQEQSQLGCNKEILFVFLHGSIELITKRLESRKGHYMSPSLLQSQFDTLEAPEGTENFIDISIEKSIPEIVAEIGKNLG; via the exons ATGACACGTTG GACTGCTGTGGGTTCATGTCTTGCAAATAAG TTGGGATGGAAATTCTATGATGCCGATGACTACCATCccaaagaaaacaaagaaaagatGGTGAAAGGAATACCACTAGATGATGAG GACAGACTCCCTTGGTTGTGCACTTTGCAAGAAATAGTAATGAG GGAAAAATCATTTGGAGCAAATATGATCCTGGCATGCTCTTCTCTGAAGAGAATGTATCGAAGAATCCTGACTTGTGAGCAGAGTACTGTCAACACAGATTCAGAACAGAATCAGGAACAATCACAACTTGGCTGCAACAAGGAGATCTTGTTTGTGTTTCTTCATGGCTCCATAGAATTGATTACCAAGAGGTTAGAGAGTAGAAAAGGACATTACATGTCACCTTCTTTGTTACAGTCTCAATTTGACACTCTGGAAGCACCAGAGGGGACTGAGAATTTCATTGATATTAGCATTGAGAAAAGCATTCCAGAGATAGTGGCTGAGATTGGGAAAAATCTGGGTTAG
- the LOC140429536 gene encoding probable gluconokinase isoform X3, which yields MVKGIPLDDEDRLPWLCTLQEIVMREKSFGANMILACSSLKRMYRRILTCEQSTVNTDSEQNQEQSQLGCNKEILFVFLHGSIELITKRLESRKGHYMSPSLLQSQFDTLEAPEGTENFIDISIEKSIPEIVAEIGKNLG from the exons atGGTGAAAGGAATACCACTAGATGATGAG GACAGACTCCCTTGGTTGTGCACTTTGCAAGAAATAGTAATGAG GGAAAAATCATTTGGAGCAAATATGATCCTGGCATGCTCTTCTCTGAAGAGAATGTATCGAAGAATCCTGACTTGTGAGCAGAGTACTGTCAACACAGATTCAGAACAGAATCAGGAACAATCACAACTTGGCTGCAACAAGGAGATCTTGTTTGTGTTTCTTCATGGCTCCATAGAATTGATTACCAAGAGGTTAGAGAGTAGAAAAGGACATTACATGTCACCTTCTTTGTTACAGTCTCAATTTGACACTCTGGAAGCACCAGAGGGGACTGAGAATTTCATTGATATTAGCATTGAGAAAAGCATTCCAGAGATAGTGGCTGAGATTGGGAAAAATCTGGGTTAG